One Syntrophales bacterium DNA segment encodes these proteins:
- the rplV gene encoding 50S ribosomal protein L22 → MQAKAVAKYIRMSPQKVRLVADLIRGKRVEDAKQLLQFTTKYAAEPVQKVLLSALANAKQNPNIDEHILYVREIFVDQGPSLKRWRARAQGRAASIKKRTSHITVVLDEQ, encoded by the coding sequence ATGCAAGCAAAAGCAGTTGCAAAATACATCAGGATGTCGCCCCAAAAGGTGCGGCTGGTTGCCGATTTGATCAGGGGCAAGCGTGTGGAGGATGCAAAACAGCTTCTCCAGTTTACGACCAAGTATGCGGCGGAACCGGTTCAGAAGGTTCTGCTGTCGGCACTTGCGAACGCAAAACAGAATCCCAATATTGATGAACACATACTCTATGTGAGGGAAATATTTGTTGATCAGGGGCCATCTTTAAAAAGATGGAGGGCGCGCGCGCAGGGTCGTGCGGCTTCGATTAAAAAGCGTACCAGCCATATAACCGTGGTCCTGGATGAGCAGTAA
- the rpsS gene encoding 30S ribosomal protein S19, with product MARSIKKGPFIDSSLLEKVRRQDTDGNKAVIKTWSRRSTITPELIGQTFAIHNGKKFIPVFVTENMVGHKLGEFSPTRTFYSHAGDRKTKLRK from the coding sequence GTGGCACGTTCAATCAAAAAGGGACCTTTTATCGACAGCAGCCTTCTTGAAAAAGTCAGAAGGCAGGATACTGACGGCAACAAGGCTGTGATCAAGACTTGGTCTCGCCGTTCGACTATCACACCGGAGCTGATTGGACAAACATTTGCCATTCATAACGGTAAGAAATTCATTCCCGTATTTGTGACGGAAAATATGGTTGGTCATAAATTGGGCGAGTTTTCGCCGACGCGGACTTTTTACAGTCATGCCGGCGACCGCAAGACCAAACTGCGCAAATAG
- the rplB gene encoding 50S ribosomal protein L2: MGIRKYKPTSPGRRFQTCSDFAEITKDTPENRLLRPLKKSGGRNNNGRITSRYIGGGHKRRYRLIDFTRLKDDIDARVAAIEYDPNRSSRIALLNYADGEKSYIVAPAKLSVGDTVVSGINADIKPGNAAPLKNIPLGTLIHNIELKVGKGAQLVRSAGAYGQLMAKENSYALVRLPSGEVRKIFEECRATIGQVGNIDHENISLGKAGRKRWKGKLPHVRGVVMNPVDHPMGGGEGRSSGGRHPCTPWGIPTKGHKTRTNKSTNKYIVKRRG, translated from the coding sequence ATGGGAATAAGAAAATACAAGCCGACATCACCGGGGAGAAGATTTCAAACTTGTTCGGATTTTGCGGAGATTACCAAGGATACTCCGGAGAACCGTCTGTTGAGACCTTTGAAAAAAAGCGGTGGGCGCAACAATAACGGCAGGATAACCAGCCGCTACATCGGGGGCGGTCATAAAAGGCGATACAGATTGATCGATTTCACGAGGCTCAAAGACGATATTGACGCCCGCGTCGCCGCTATCGAATATGACCCGAACCGCTCATCACGCATAGCGCTTCTCAATTATGCTGATGGCGAAAAGAGCTATATTGTCGCTCCTGCCAAGTTGTCTGTCGGGGATACGGTGGTAAGCGGCATCAACGCCGATATCAAACCTGGCAACGCTGCGCCGCTGAAAAACATTCCTCTGGGAACCCTGATCCATAATATCGAACTGAAAGTGGGCAAGGGCGCCCAACTCGTGCGCTCTGCCGGCGCTTATGGTCAGTTGATGGCAAAGGAAAACAGCTATGCCTTGGTAAGACTGCCGTCCGGGGAAGTCCGAAAGATTTTCGAAGAGTGCCGGGCGACAATCGGTCAGGTAGGCAATATCGATCACGAGAACATCAGCCTCGGCAAGGCCGGCAGAAAAAGATGGAAGGGCAAACTTCCCCATGTCAGAGGGGTGGTTATGAATCCCGTCGATCACCCGATGGGCGGCGGCGAGGGCAGGTCCTCTGGTGGTCGGCATCCCTGCACCCCCTGGGGGATACCCACAAAGGGTCATAAGACGCGGACAAATAAGAGCACTAATAAATATATTGTGAAAAGAAGAGGTTAG
- the rplW gene encoding 50S ribosomal protein L23 has translation MELYQVIKKMLLTEKGTILREQSNQYNFEVNPKANKIEVKKAVEKIFKVNVLAVRVINVHGKVKRVGKVVGKKSDWKKAVVTLAPDNRIESIQ, from the coding sequence ATGGAACTTTATCAGGTCATCAAAAAAATGCTGCTGACGGAAAAAGGCACGATCCTGCGCGAGCAGTCCAACCAGTATAATTTTGAAGTCAATCCCAAAGCCAACAAGATCGAAGTAAAAAAGGCAGTTGAGAAGATTTTCAAGGTTAATGTGCTGGCGGTGCGGGTGATAAACGTGCATGGGAAAGTGAAAAGGGTAGGCAAGGTGGTGGGAAAGAAAAGCGACTGGAAGAAGGCGGTCGTCACCCTGGCTCCGGACAACCGAATTGAGTCCATTCAGTAG
- the rplD gene encoding 50S ribosomal protein L4, whose translation MPIAGVYDIENNKVSDIELSDLVFGAPVNEDVIYQVVRMQMAAGRSGTASTKGRSEVSGGGKKPWKQKGTGRARAGHSRSPIWRGGGTVFGPKPRSYAFKVPKKVRRLALVSALSMKFKEDQMTILRDFPMEEIKTKKFKEVMDLFGFKKALIVIDVDRPVLLKSSRNVKDIKMIRSEGVNVYDLLKYEHVVFLEPAVNKLEGVLTA comes from the coding sequence ATGCCAATAGCAGGTGTTTACGATATAGAAAATAATAAGGTGTCTGATATTGAACTGAGCGATCTGGTATTTGGCGCTCCGGTAAATGAGGACGTAATCTACCAGGTAGTGCGGATGCAGATGGCGGCGGGAAGAAGCGGCACTGCCTCCACGAAAGGCAGGAGCGAAGTAAGCGGCGGCGGAAAAAAACCCTGGAAGCAAAAGGGCACAGGACGAGCCCGTGCCGGACACTCCCGTTCTCCCATCTGGAGAGGCGGCGGTACAGTGTTTGGGCCCAAGCCGCGCAGTTACGCGTTCAAAGTCCCCAAGAAGGTCCGGAGACTGGCCCTTGTTTCTGCCTTGAGCATGAAATTTAAGGAAGACCAGATGACGATTCTCCGCGATTTTCCGATGGAAGAGATTAAAACAAAAAAATTTAAAGAGGTTATGGATCTTTTTGGGTTCAAAAAGGCGCTGATTGTCATAGATGTTGACCGCCCGGTTTTATTAAAATCATCGCGCAATGTTAAAGACATAAAAATGATCCGTTCCGAAGGGGTGAATGTTTACGATCTCTTAAAGTACGAACACGTTGTCTTTCTTGAGCCTGCGGTAAATAAACTTGAGGGGGTGCTGACAGCGTAA
- the rplC gene encoding 50S ribosomal protein L3, translating to MTKGLIGRKLGMTEVFSDEGVFVPVTVIEVEPSVIVQKKTLEKDGYEALQLGYGRVSQRKLTKPLQGHQKKADKGFFRILREFQGSADGCELGQEIGLELFSPGDFVDVVGTTKGKGFAGVIKRHGFGGGRASHGSMFHRAPGSIGASADPARVFKGTKLPGHMGTDRKTVQNLRVWAVRPELNALLVKGAVPGKKQGFVLIKQAIKKAKEDK from the coding sequence ATGACAAAGGGATTGATTGGTAGAAAATTGGGCATGACCGAGGTGTTTTCTGATGAAGGCGTCTTCGTGCCAGTCACCGTTATTGAGGTCGAACCATCCGTTATAGTTCAGAAAAAGACCTTGGAAAAAGACGGTTATGAGGCTCTGCAGCTTGGTTACGGCCGAGTCAGCCAGCGCAAACTCACCAAACCGCTTCAGGGTCATCAGAAAAAGGCCGATAAGGGCTTTTTCAGAATCCTGCGGGAGTTTCAGGGCAGCGCCGATGGTTGCGAGCTGGGTCAGGAAATTGGGTTGGAGCTCTTTTCCCCGGGAGATTTTGTTGACGTAGTAGGGACAACAAAAGGCAAGGGGTTCGCAGGCGTCATCAAACGGCATGGTTTTGGCGGCGGCCGCGCGAGTCACGGTTCGATGTTTCATCGCGCTCCCGGTTCCATTGGCGCCAGCGCCGATCCGGCCAGGGTGTTTAAGGGAACAAAGCTTCCCGGACATATGGGAACAGACAGGAAAACCGTCCAGAATTTGCGTGTCTGGGCAGTCAGGCCGGAGCTTAATGCCCTGCTTGTGAAGGGCGCTGTCCCCGGCAAAAAACAGGGTTTTGTTCTGATTAAGCAGGCAATCAAGAAAGCAAAAGAAGATAAATAA
- the rpsJ gene encoding 30S ribosomal protein S10: MKDQKIRIRLKAYDYKLLDRSADDIVETARKTGARVGGPIPLPTEINKYCVNRSPHVDKKSREQFEIRTHKRLIDIVEPTQATVDALMKLDLSSGVDVEIKL, from the coding sequence ATGAAAGATCAAAAGATAAGAATTCGCCTTAAGGCGTATGACTACAAGTTGCTGGACCGTTCCGCGGATGATATCGTGGAGACGGCCCGGAAAACCGGCGCGCGGGTGGGCGGTCCGATTCCGCTGCCTACGGAGATCAATAAGTACTGTGTCAACAGGTCTCCGCATGTGGATAAAAAATCGCGCGAACAGTTCGAAATCAGAACTCATAAAAGGCTCATAGACATAGTGGAGCCAACCCAGGCGACAGTCGATGCCCTGATGAAGCTTGATTTGTCTTCGGGAGTAGATGTCGAGATCAAATTATAA
- the tuf gene encoding elongation factor Tu → MAKKKFERNKPHMNIGTIGHVDHGKTTLTAAITKHLASKGYAEYRPFDSIDNAPEEKERGVTINISHVEYQTDKRHYAHVDCPGHADYIKNMISGAAHMDGTILVVAASDGPMPQTREHILLARQVQVPSIVVYMNKCDLVDDPELLDLVELELRELLTAYDFPGDDIPIIRGSALKALESDDPKSEDAKSIWELMDAVDNYIPEPVRDLDKPFLMPVGDVFTISGRGTVVTGRVDRGIVHTGDEVEIIGIRPTFKTVCTGVEMFRKTLDEGRAGDDVGILLRGTKREEVERGQVVAKPGSITPHTKFKAQVYILTKEEGGRHTPFFTGYRPQFYFRTTDVTGVATLPEGIEMVMPGDNVEMSVELITPIAMEEQLRFAIREGGRTVGAGVVSKIIE, encoded by the coding sequence ATGGCTAAGAAGAAATTTGAGAGAAATAAGCCGCACATGAATATCGGCACGATTGGCCATGTCGATCATGGCAAGACGACCTTAACGGCCGCGATCACAAAGCACTTGGCCTCCAAGGGGTATGCGGAGTATCGGCCGTTTGATTCCATCGACAACGCGCCGGAGGAAAAGGAACGCGGGGTGACGATCAATATCTCCCACGTGGAATACCAGACGGATAAACGGCACTATGCGCACGTTGACTGCCCGGGTCACGCCGACTATATCAAAAACATGATTTCCGGCGCCGCCCACATGGATGGCACGATCCTTGTCGTTGCCGCGTCTGACGGGCCGATGCCGCAGACCAGAGAGCACATTCTGCTTGCCCGCCAGGTTCAGGTGCCTTCGATAGTTGTTTATATGAACAAATGCGACCTCGTTGACGATCCCGAGCTTCTTGATCTTGTCGAGCTGGAATTGAGAGAGCTCCTTACCGCCTATGATTTCCCCGGCGACGATATTCCGATTATCCGCGGTTCCGCGCTGAAGGCACTTGAGTCGGATGATCCAAAATCGGAGGATGCAAAATCCATTTGGGAACTCATGGATGCTGTTGATAATTACATCCCCGAGCCGGTTCGTGATCTTGACAAGCCTTTCCTGATGCCTGTCGGCGATGTTTTCACCATTTCCGGACGCGGTACGGTTGTTACCGGTCGTGTTGACCGAGGAATAGTGCATACCGGGGACGAAGTCGAGATTATCGGTATCAGACCCACCTTCAAGACGGTATGTACAGGCGTTGAGATGTTCCGCAAAACGCTTGATGAAGGCCGGGCAGGCGACGATGTCGGCATTCTGCTCAGGGGGACAAAGCGCGAAGAGGTTGAACGAGGGCAGGTTGTCGCCAAGCCGGGTTCGATCACCCCCCACACAAAGTTCAAGGCCCAGGTCTATATCTTGACGAAGGAAGAAGGCGGCCGGCACACGCCGTTCTTTACCGGATACCGGCCGCAGTTTTATTTCCGTACAACCGATGTAACTGGCGTTGCAACCCTTCCTGAGGGTATAGAAATGGTGATGCCCGGGGATAATGTCGAGATGAGTGTTGAACTCATTACTCCGATTGCCATGGAAGAGCAGCTCCGCTTCGCCATCCGTGAAGGCGGCAGGACTGTCGGCGCCGGCGTAGTCAGCAAAATCATAGAATAA
- the rpsG gene encoding 30S ribosomal protein S7 translates to MPRRREVAKREILPDPKYNNQLVAKFVNNLLKCGKKSTAESILYGAFDIIETKMKDAAPVDIFEKAVSNVKPIIEVKSRRVGGSTYQVPTEVNPSRRLALGIRWLISNARERSEKTMREKLAGELIDAANNRGGAIKKREAVHKMAEANKAFAHYRF, encoded by the coding sequence ATGCCGAGGAGAAGAGAAGTTGCGAAAAGGGAGATACTCCCGGATCCAAAATACAATAACCAGCTTGTCGCCAAATTTGTAAATAATTTGCTCAAGTGTGGCAAGAAAAGCACGGCCGAGTCCATTTTGTACGGGGCTTTCGATATCATAGAAACAAAAATGAAGGATGCCGCGCCGGTAGATATTTTCGAAAAGGCTGTCAGCAATGTTAAGCCGATCATCGAGGTCAAATCCAGGCGCGTCGGCGGTTCAACCTATCAGGTGCCGACAGAGGTTAACCCTTCGCGCCGGTTAGCCTTGGGGATACGGTGGCTCATCTCCAACGCCAGGGAACGCTCAGAAAAAACAATGAGGGAAAAACTGGCCGGAGAGTTGATTGATGCCGCGAATAATCGCGGGGGAGCCATTAAAAAGAGAGAGGCCGTTCACAAGATGGCCGAGGCCAACAAGGCCTTTGCCCATTACAGATTTTAA
- the rpsL gene encoding 30S ribosomal protein S12, with product MPTINQLVRKGRSKISSKATTPALVGSPQRRGVCVRVYTSTPKKPNSALRKVARVRLTSGYEVTSYIPGVGHNLQEHSVVLVRGGRVKDLPGVRYHIIRGTLDAVGVQDRKQGRSKYGAKRPS from the coding sequence ATGCCGACGATAAATCAATTAGTTCGAAAAGGGCGGTCCAAAATCAGCAGTAAAGCGACGACGCCCGCATTGGTTGGGTCTCCGCAGCGCAGGGGGGTGTGTGTCAGGGTTTACACCTCTACGCCCAAGAAGCCGAACTCGGCTTTAAGAAAGGTTGCCAGGGTTCGCCTGACAAGCGGGTACGAGGTGACTTCCTATATCCCGGGTGTGGGGCATAACCTTCAGGAGCATTCAGTTGTCCTGGTAAGAGGCGGACGCGTTAAGGATCTGCCGGGTGTGCGCTACCACATTATCAGAGGAACGCTGGATGCGGTTGGGGTTCAGGACAGGAAACAGGGAAGATCTAAATACGGCGCCAAGAGGCCAAGTTAA